One Palaemon carinicauda isolate YSFRI2023 chromosome 5, ASM3689809v2, whole genome shotgun sequence DNA window includes the following coding sequences:
- the LOC137641208 gene encoding uncharacterized protein, with protein sequence MELVYLWTLSMDVDTVQTITGRSPTTIVDWFNYCREVCSAKVSVLKRGQMKGTESSPVQIDEARFAGRRKYNRGRMLDGDHAPEEDEETVENNRNHGRRIDGPWVFGLIQGRDVRYFYAEKRNVETLIPIIQREVEVGSVIHSDEWPAYSRLQHLGFVHETVNHQRHYVDPATGAHTQRIERSWLESKYSILKKKRGVPIHHFQGHLDEYCWRFSKGADADLFICILEDIRKNFNT encoded by the coding sequence ATGGAATTAGTGTATCTATGGACTCTTTCCATGGACGTGGATACAGTGCAAACTATTACAGGAAGGTCTCCTACGACAATAGTGGACTGGTTTAATTACTGCCGCGAAGTGTGTTCAGCAAAAGTTTCTGTTTTAAAAAGAGGTCAGATGAAGGGCACTGAATCTTCACCAGTACAAATCGATGAAGCGCGCTTCGCTGGTCGCAGAAAGTACAATAGGGGTCGCATGTTAGACGGAGATCATGCaccagaagaagatgaagaaactgTTGAGAACAATCGCAATCATGGTCGGAGAATTGATGGGCCATGGGTGTTCGGTTTGATACAAGGACGAGATGTGAGGTACTTTTATGCGGAGAAACGAAATGTTGAAACTCTAATACCAATAATCCAAAGGGAGGTGGAAGTTGGTTCAGTGATCCACTCTGACGAGTGGCCTGCTTATTCCCGACTTCAGCATTTAGGATTTGTACACGAGACTGTTAACCACCAGCGCCATTACGTTGACCCAGCTACTGGTGCTCATACTCAAAGAATTGAAAGATCTTGGCTGGAAAGTAAATACAGCATATTGAAGAAAAAGCGTGGAGTCCCAATCCATCACTTCCAAGGGCATCTTGATGAATACTGCTGGCGATTTTCAAAGGGTGCTGATGCTGACTTATTTATATGCATACTTGAGGATATCAGAAAAAATTTTAATACTTGA